The Phycisphaerales bacterium genome includes a region encoding these proteins:
- the lexA gene encoding transcriptional repressor LexA, which translates to MPRKPDLPLPSLTPKQLRVLTFIRDYSNARGYAPTMQELADEFGVSKVTVFEYLAALQRKGYVKRSRHRARSLRLNAAIQFPDERPTLLPLAGTIAAGRPIEAIEEREFLDLEGLFVSAHETFVLRVRGDSMIDDQIADGDFVVVEKRDTAQDGETIVALLEDGEATLKRFFRDKNGIRLQPANPKYKPLITQDVRIQGVVVGVIRKL; encoded by the coding sequence ATGCCACGGAAACCGGATCTCCCATTACCATCCCTGACCCCGAAACAGCTGCGCGTCCTCACCTTCATTCGAGACTACTCGAATGCCCGCGGGTACGCCCCCACCATGCAGGAGTTGGCGGACGAGTTCGGCGTCAGCAAAGTCACGGTCTTCGAGTACCTCGCCGCGCTTCAGCGGAAGGGCTACGTCAAGCGCTCCCGGCACAGGGCACGCTCTTTGCGACTTAACGCGGCGATCCAGTTTCCGGACGAGCGCCCGACCCTGTTGCCGCTTGCTGGAACGATCGCGGCCGGACGCCCCATCGAAGCCATAGAAGAACGCGAGTTTCTCGATCTCGAAGGGCTTTTCGTCTCCGCACACGAGACCTTCGTGCTGCGCGTCCGGGGCGACAGCATGATTGACGACCAGATCGCCGATGGCGATTTCGTCGTCGTAGAAAAACGCGACACCGCCCAGGATGGTGAGACGATCGTGGCCCTCCTCGAAGATGGTGAAGCCACGTTAAAGCGCTTCTTTCGCGACAAGAACGGCATTCGCCTTCAGCCGGCCAACCCGAAATATAAGCCCCTCATCACACAGGACGTTCGCATCCAAGGGGTTGTGGTCGGCGTGATTCGCAAGCTTTGA
- a CDS encoding glycosyltransferase, producing MPQLDLSFVLELSSAAFWFWALLLIAAVWLRRHLHVNAAENDPALCPADADRNTGPLPKLTVLVAGKDEEENIGTCLAGLLAQDYPDFNIIAINDRSGDRTAAILDECAAHNPRLRVMHVRELPAGWGGKNHAMHTGVQHAEGEYLCLTDADCRFPDRRLLRAAMRVAQQKQVDLLSVLPQLEAKSFWEWIVQPPAGAIMVYWFPPKAVNDPASRTAYANGAFMLIKRAAYARIGGHADHKLALNEDMHFARRIKAEGLRLYVLRGGGMYTVRMYTGLRQIWNGWTRIFYACFGTWLRLIVSVLFLSIFSLLPWISLLAAPFLPEIGLEIGLAAGAAAVAQQTVLWRFYKLCALPSPMALTYPLGAALCLAITFNAMRRLTGTRTTWRGTTYQGGV from the coding sequence TTGCCACAGCTCGATCTGAGTTTCGTGCTGGAACTCAGCAGCGCGGCCTTCTGGTTCTGGGCCCTGTTGCTCATCGCCGCCGTCTGGCTCCGCCGCCATTTGCACGTCAACGCGGCGGAAAACGACCCGGCGCTCTGCCCGGCCGATGCCGATCGCAACACCGGCCCCCTGCCGAAACTGACAGTTCTGGTTGCCGGCAAAGATGAAGAGGAAAATATCGGCACCTGCCTCGCCGGCCTGCTCGCCCAGGATTATCCCGACTTCAACATCATCGCGATCAACGATCGTAGCGGCGATCGGACCGCGGCAATCCTTGACGAGTGTGCCGCCCACAATCCGCGGCTTCGTGTCATGCACGTGCGCGAACTGCCAGCCGGCTGGGGTGGCAAGAACCACGCCATGCATACAGGCGTACAGCATGCCGAAGGCGAGTATCTCTGCCTGACGGACGCCGACTGCCGCTTTCCCGATCGTCGCCTGCTCCGTGCGGCGATGCGCGTCGCCCAGCAGAAACAGGTGGACCTGCTCTCCGTCCTGCCCCAACTCGAAGCGAAATCCTTCTGGGAATGGATCGTGCAACCGCCTGCGGGCGCCATCATGGTCTACTGGTTCCCCCCCAAGGCCGTAAACGACCCCGCCAGCCGCACCGCGTACGCCAATGGCGCCTTCATGCTGATCAAACGCGCTGCCTATGCCCGTATCGGCGGCCACGCCGATCACAAGCTGGCTCTCAACGAAGACATGCACTTTGCCCGGCGTATCAAGGCCGAAGGCCTGCGACTCTACGTCCTGCGTGGTGGCGGCATGTACACGGTGCGGATGTACACGGGTCTGCGACAGATCTGGAACGGGTGGACGCGAATCTTCTACGCCTGCTTCGGCACCTGGCTGCGGCTCATCGTGAGCGTGCTGTTTCTCTCCATCTTCAGCTTGCTGCCGTGGATTTCACTGCTCGCCGCACCTTTCCTGCCCGAAATCGGCCTTGAAATCGGGCTCGCCGCGGGAGCTGCGGCCGTCGCCCAGCAAACCGTTCTCTGGCGCTTCTACAAGCTCTGTGCGTTGCCGTCGCCGATGGCACTGACATACCCGCTCGGCGCCGCTCTCTGCCTGGCGATCACCTTCAACGCCATGCGGCGTCTCACCGGAACCCGCACGACCTGGCGCGGCACCACTTACCAGGGCGGCGTGTAG